From Streptomyces durmitorensis, a single genomic window includes:
- a CDS encoding S66 peptidase family protein has protein sequence MNPLTRPARLTPGARVAVVAPSGPIPDERLQAGLDILRGWGLEAVVAPHVRDQHPQFDYLAGTDAGRARDLQEAWCDPSVAAVLCARGGYGALRMVESMDWAAMRAAGPKIFVGYSDITTLHEAFAARMGLATLHGPMVAALDFLKNPRAQEHLRATLFEPERVQVIASDGSALVPGRARGVTLGGCLCLLASDLGAPGARTSARGGLLFLEDTGEENYRLDRYLTQLARAGWLEGVSGVALGSWVDCEAYDTVRALLLDRLGGLGVPIVEEFGFGHCAGALTVPFGVAGELDADSGTLTLDVPALA, from the coding sequence GTGAACCCCCTGACGCGTCCCGCGCGGCTGACCCCGGGCGCGCGGGTCGCCGTCGTGGCGCCCAGCGGGCCCATTCCCGATGAGCGGCTCCAGGCGGGCCTGGACATCCTGCGCGGCTGGGGCCTGGAGGCGGTCGTCGCCCCGCATGTCCGCGACCAGCACCCGCAGTTCGACTACCTCGCGGGCACGGACGCCGGTCGCGCACGCGACCTCCAGGAGGCGTGGTGCGACCCCTCCGTCGCCGCGGTGCTCTGCGCGCGCGGTGGCTACGGCGCCTTGCGCATGGTGGAGTCGATGGACTGGGCGGCGATGCGGGCCGCGGGTCCCAAGATCTTCGTCGGCTACAGCGACATCACCACGCTGCACGAGGCGTTCGCGGCGCGGATGGGCCTTGCGACACTGCACGGCCCGATGGTCGCGGCCCTCGACTTTCTCAAGAACCCCCGCGCCCAGGAGCACTTGAGGGCCACGCTCTTCGAGCCGGAGCGGGTCCAGGTGATCGCTTCGGACGGTTCGGCGCTCGTGCCGGGCCGGGCGCGGGGCGTCACGCTCGGCGGCTGCCTCTGCCTGCTCGCCTCCGACCTCGGCGCCCCCGGGGCGCGCACATCGGCGCGGGGCGGTCTGCTCTTCCTGGAGGACACCGGTGAGGAGAACTACCGCCTCGACCGCTATCTCACTCAACTCGCCCGCGCGGGCTGGCTGGAGGGGGTGAGCGGGGTCGCGCTCGGCTCGTGGGTGGACTGCGAGGCGTACGACACGGTGCGGGCGCTGCTGCTCGACCGGCTCGGTGGGCTCGGGGTGCCGATCGTGGAGGAGTTCGGGTTCGGGCACTGCGCGGGGGCGTTGACCGTGCCGTTCGGCGTGGCGGGCGAACTGGACGCCGACAGCGGGACGTTGACGTTGGACGTGCCTGCGCTGGCGTGA
- a CDS encoding LpqB family beta-propeller domain-containing protein, which yields MQTQAYGSWPSPIDAALAAAHDGSPAHVGFVGDEAWWTEPRPAEGGRRALIRRRPGGAEESVLPEPWNVRSRVMEYGGRSWAGAEGPEGPLVVFANFADQRLYAYEPDTPAAAPRPLTPLSGVGGGLRYVDLCVHLDRGEVWCVLEEFTGQGPTDVRRVAVAVPLDGTAADDRAAVRELSDDRHRFITGPRLSPDGARVAWIAWDHPRMPWDGTELLVAEIRADGTFGAPRVYAGGPEESIAQVEWAPDGRLLFASDRTGWWNLYRTDPVNGGHEAPVCPRQEEFAGPLWQVGSGWFAPLDSGLVAVVHGKGATALGVLDPETGEVVDAAGPWTEWSATVAVNGTRAVGVAASPRSAYEVVELDTSTGRARVIGAAHDDPVDTAYYPEPRIRTFSGPAGREIHAHVYPPHHPTRVAPDDELPPYVVWVHGGPTGRSPLVLDLEIAYFTSRGIGVAEVNYGGSTGYGRAYRNRLREQWGIVDVEDCAAVALALADEGTADRERLAIRGGSAGGWTTAASLTTTDVYACGTIIYPVLDLTEWAAGGTHDFESRYLDSMIGPFDEVPTRYVERSPAEHADRVSVPFLLLQGLDDVICPPEQAERFVSELEGRGVPYAYIAFEGEGHGFRRADTLIRALEAELSLYAQVFRLNLSGGAPTLELAK from the coding sequence ATGCAGACCCAGGCTTACGGATCATGGCCGTCACCCATCGACGCGGCGCTCGCCGCGGCCCACGACGGCTCACCGGCCCATGTGGGCTTCGTCGGGGACGAGGCGTGGTGGACCGAGCCGAGGCCCGCCGAAGGCGGCAGGCGCGCCCTGATCCGGCGGCGTCCGGGCGGCGCGGAGGAGTCCGTGCTGCCCGAGCCGTGGAACGTGCGCAGCCGGGTCATGGAGTACGGGGGGCGTTCCTGGGCCGGGGCCGAGGGGCCTGAGGGTCCGCTGGTGGTGTTCGCCAATTTCGCGGACCAGCGCCTGTACGCGTACGAGCCCGACACCCCCGCAGCCGCGCCGCGCCCGCTGACTCCGCTCTCCGGCGTGGGCGGCGGACTGCGGTACGTCGACCTGTGCGTGCACCTGGACCGGGGCGAGGTCTGGTGCGTCCTGGAGGAGTTCACCGGCCAGGGGCCGACCGATGTGCGGCGGGTCGCCGTCGCCGTGCCGCTCGACGGAACGGCCGCCGACGACCGCGCGGCGGTGCGGGAACTCTCCGACGACCGGCACCGGTTCATCACGGGACCCCGCCTCTCGCCGGACGGCGCCCGAGTGGCGTGGATCGCCTGGGACCACCCCCGGATGCCGTGGGACGGGACGGAACTCCTCGTCGCCGAGATCAGGGCGGACGGCACCTTCGGTGCGCCGCGGGTGTACGCGGGCGGCCCGGAGGAGTCCATCGCGCAGGTGGAGTGGGCGCCGGACGGGCGGCTCCTGTTCGCGAGCGACCGGACCGGGTGGTGGAACCTCTACCGCACGGACCCGGTGAACGGCGGGCACGAAGCCCCGGTCTGTCCGCGCCAGGAGGAGTTCGCGGGCCCCCTGTGGCAGGTCGGCTCCGGCTGGTTCGCGCCCCTGGACAGCGGCCTGGTCGCCGTCGTGCACGGAAAGGGCGCCACCGCGCTCGGCGTGCTCGACCCGGAGACCGGCGAGGTCGTCGACGCGGCGGGCCCCTGGACGGAATGGTCGGCGACCGTCGCGGTGAACGGCACCCGGGCCGTCGGCGTCGCGGCGAGCCCCCGCAGCGCGTACGAGGTCGTGGAGCTGGACACGAGCACCGGCCGCGCCCGGGTGATCGGCGCCGCGCACGACGACCCGGTGGACACCGCGTACTACCCCGAGCCGCGCATCCGCACCTTCAGCGGCCCGGCGGGCCGCGAGATCCACGCGCACGTCTACCCTCCGCACCACCCGACCCGCGTCGCCCCCGACGACGAGCTCCCGCCGTACGTGGTGTGGGTGCACGGCGGCCCCACCGGCCGCTCCCCGCTCGTACTCGACCTGGAGATCGCCTACTTCACCTCGCGCGGCATCGGCGTCGCGGAGGTCAACTACGGCGGCTCGACCGGCTACGGACGCGCGTACCGCAACCGCCTGCGCGAGCAGTGGGGCATCGTCGACGTCGAGGACTGCGCGGCCGTCGCGCTCGCGCTCGCCGACGAGGGCACCGCCGACCGCGAACGCCTCGCGATCCGGGGCGGCAGCGCGGGCGGCTGGACCACGGCGGCCTCGCTGACCACGACGGACGTGTACGCCTGCGGCACGATCATTTACCCCGTCCTCGACCTCACGGAGTGGGCCGCGGGCGGTACCCATGACTTCGAGTCGCGGTATCTGGACTCGATGATCGGGCCGTTCGACGAGGTGCCGACGCGGTACGTGGAGCGTTCCCCCGCGGAGCACGCCGACCGGGTCAGCGTGCCCTTCCTGCTGCTCCAGGGGCTCGACGACGTGATCTGCCCGCCCGAGCAGGCGGAGAGGTTCGTCTCCGAACTGGAGGGGCGGGGCGTGCCGTACGCCTACATCGCCTTCGAGGGCGAGGGGCACGGATTCCGCCGCGCGGACACGCTGATCCGCGCCCTGGAGGCGGAACTCTCCCTCTACGCCCAGGTGTTCCGCCTGAACCTGTCCGGCGGCGCCCCCACCTTGGAGCTCGCCAAGTGA
- a CDS encoding M20/M25/M40 family metallo-hydrolase has protein sequence MAEEQPGHQVAGHVDGQALDEVVRFTSELIRIDTTNRGGGDCRERPAAEYAAERLAEAGLQPTLLERTPGRTNVVARIEGTDPSADALLVHGHLDVVPAEAADWTVDPFSGEVRDGVVWGRGAIDMKNMDAMILSVVRGWARAGVRPRRDIVIAFTADEEASAEDGSGFLADQHASLFEGCTEGISESGAFTFHDGRGNQLYAIAAGERGTGWLKLTARGKAGHGSKVNPDNAVGKLAAAISRIGDHRWPVRITPTVRAALTELAALYGEQADLDAPGFDVDALLEKLGPAADLVAPTVRNSANPTMLQAGYKVNVIPGEAVAYVDGRFLPGGEEEFAVTLDRLTGADVDWEFHHREVALQAPVHSSTYAKMRAAVEEFAPEGHVVPYCMSGGTDAKQFSRLGITGYGFSPLKTPEGFDYQALFHGVDERVPVDALHFGVRVLDRYLRTA, from the coding sequence ATGGCTGAGGAGCAGCCGGGGCATCAGGTCGCCGGACACGTCGACGGGCAGGCGCTCGACGAGGTGGTCCGGTTCACCTCGGAGCTCATCCGCATCGACACCACGAACCGGGGCGGCGGCGACTGCCGCGAGCGGCCCGCCGCCGAGTACGCCGCCGAGCGCCTCGCCGAAGCCGGGCTCCAGCCGACCCTCCTGGAGCGCACACCAGGGCGTACGAACGTCGTCGCGCGCATCGAGGGCACGGACCCCTCGGCCGACGCGCTGCTCGTGCACGGCCACTTGGACGTCGTGCCGGCCGAGGCCGCCGACTGGACCGTGGACCCGTTCTCCGGGGAGGTCCGCGACGGCGTCGTCTGGGGCCGCGGCGCCATCGACATGAAGAACATGGACGCGATGATCCTCTCCGTGGTGCGCGGCTGGGCGCGCGCGGGAGTGCGGCCCCGGCGGGACATCGTGATCGCGTTCACCGCCGACGAGGAGGCGAGCGCCGAGGACGGTTCCGGGTTCCTCGCCGATCAGCACGCGTCGCTCTTCGAGGGATGCACGGAGGGCATCAGCGAGTCCGGTGCCTTCACCTTCCACGACGGGCGCGGCAATCAGCTCTACGCCATCGCCGCGGGGGAGCGCGGCACCGGCTGGCTGAAGCTGACCGCGCGCGGCAAGGCGGGCCACGGCTCGAAGGTGAACCCCGACAACGCCGTGGGCAAGCTCGCGGCCGCCATCTCGCGCATCGGGGACCACCGCTGGCCGGTGCGGATCACGCCAACGGTGCGGGCCGCACTGACCGAACTGGCCGCGCTGTACGGGGAACAGGCCGACCTGGACGCGCCGGGGTTCGACGTGGACGCGCTCCTGGAGAAGCTCGGCCCGGCCGCCGACCTCGTGGCGCCGACCGTACGCAACAGCGCCAACCCGACGATGCTGCAGGCCGGTTACAAGGTGAACGTGATCCCCGGCGAGGCCGTCGCCTATGTGGACGGCCGCTTTCTGCCAGGCGGGGAGGAAGAGTTCGCCGTCACTCTTGACCGGCTCACCGGAGCGGACGTCGACTGGGAGTTCCACCACCGTGAGGTGGCGCTCCAGGCGCCGGTCCACTCGTCGACGTACGCGAAGATGCGCGCGGCCGTCGAGGAGTTCGCACCCGAGGGACACGTCGTGCCGTACTGCATGTCCGGCGGCACGGACGCCAAGCAGTTCTCACGACTGGGCATCACCGGCTACGGCTTCTCGCCGCTGAAGACACCGGAGGGTTTCGACTATCAGGCGCTCTTCCACGGAGTCGACGAACGCGTCCCGGTCGACGCGCTGCACTTCGGCGTCCGCGTTCTCGACCGCTATCTGAGAACGGCCTAG
- a CDS encoding M55 family metallopeptidase produces MKILISADMEGATGVTWPADVLPGTPQWERCRSMFTSDVNAAVLGFLDGGADEVLVNEAHWTMRNLLLENLDERAQMLTGRHKSLSMVEGVQHDDVDGIAFVGYHAGAGMEGVLAHTYLANSITGVWVNGVRASEGLLNSHVVAEYGVPVVLVTGDDLACEDALGYAPGALKVAVKDHVSRYAAVCRTPRRTASDIRAAAKEAASLAVRHDPVQGGPFTVELEFDAEHLSMASTVVPGVRRTGERKIAYTSETMYEGIRTFKAVTTIASAAVEEQYG; encoded by the coding sequence ATGAAGATCCTGATCAGCGCCGACATGGAGGGCGCCACCGGCGTGACCTGGCCGGCCGACGTGCTGCCCGGTACGCCGCAGTGGGAGCGCTGCCGTTCGATGTTCACATCGGACGTCAATGCCGCCGTGCTCGGCTTCCTCGACGGGGGCGCCGACGAGGTGCTCGTCAACGAGGCGCACTGGACCATGCGCAACCTCCTCCTGGAGAACCTCGACGAGCGGGCCCAGATGCTCACCGGGCGGCACAAGTCCCTCTCCATGGTCGAGGGCGTCCAGCACGACGACGTGGACGGCATCGCGTTCGTCGGCTATCACGCGGGCGCCGGCATGGAGGGCGTCCTCGCCCACACCTACCTCGCCAACTCGATCACCGGGGTCTGGGTCAACGGCGTACGGGCGAGCGAGGGACTGCTCAACTCCCACGTCGTCGCCGAGTACGGAGTGCCCGTCGTCCTCGTCACCGGCGACGACCTGGCCTGCGAGGACGCGCTCGGCTACGCGCCAGGGGCCCTGAAGGTCGCCGTCAAGGACCATGTCTCGCGGTACGCGGCGGTCTGCCGCACCCCGAGGCGGACCGCGTCCGACATCCGGGCCGCGGCGAAGGAGGCGGCGAGCCTCGCCGTGCGGCACGACCCGGTCCAGGGCGGCCCGTTCACCGTCGAGCTCGAATTCGACGCCGAGCACCTGTCCATGGCGTCCACCGTCGTGCCGGGCGTGCGACGCACCGGCGAGCGGAAGATCGCTTACACCAGCGAGACCATGTACGAGGGCATTCGTACGTTCAAGGCGGTCACGACGATCGCATCGGCGGCAGTGGAGGAGCAGTATGGCTGA
- a CDS encoding pyridoxamine 5'-phosphate oxidase family protein, which produces MPTTKVSDFSDLQDTFFSYVRDIKYATMITVDRRNRPRARVLLPVWEIVEGRPVGWLAAYKTPVKTAHLADNPHTTYSYWNPRQNTVHVDALSAWADDEASRRHAWDLYTRGGPPGVGYDPVHYWSGGPEDPEYHVIRIDPWRIQLVRGSDLRSTIWQPTPVTAN; this is translated from the coding sequence ATGCCCACCACCAAAGTCAGCGACTTCTCCGACCTCCAGGACACGTTCTTCTCGTACGTACGCGACATCAAGTACGCCACGATGATCACCGTCGACCGCAGGAACCGCCCACGGGCCCGCGTCCTGCTCCCCGTCTGGGAGATCGTCGAAGGACGCCCGGTCGGCTGGCTCGCCGCCTACAAGACCCCCGTCAAGACGGCCCACCTGGCCGACAACCCGCACACCACCTACTCCTACTGGAACCCACGCCAGAACACCGTCCACGTCGACGCCCTCTCCGCCTGGGCCGACGACGAGGCCTCCAGACGCCACGCCTGGGACCTCTACACGAGAGGCGGGCCGCCGGGCGTGGGCTACGACCCCGTCCACTACTGGAGCGGCGGCCCGGAGGACCCCGAGTACCACGTGATCCGCATCGACCCCTGGCGGATCCAGCTGGTCCGCGGATCGGATCTGCGCAGCACGATCTGGCAGCCCACGCCGGTCACGGCGAATTGA
- a CDS encoding MFS transporter — MSTQPESSAGAPSAAPAAPSGFKPREWGVLLVLCGAIFLEGIDVAMLNVALPSIRADLGLSTGSLQWVMSAYVLGYGGFMLLGGRAADLFGRRQMFVFWLSVFLVFSGLGGFATEGWTLIVARFVTGVAAAFMTPAGLSIITTGFEEGPRRNKALLFYSGTAAGGFSIGLVVGGLLTAIGWRWVFFVPVVLSALILAAALAFVPKSPRPDRTGQSVDLLGAFTVTAAIVLLVLGVERASHASAAATAGTLAAGLALLAVFVAAERRSASPLVRLGIFRSGALVRANLAGLFFAGGFFGFQFLVVLYLQELRDWSTLQTSFAMIVVGIDAVLSPTVTPKLVERFGNARVIFGGLLLAALSYALFLPVGADWTYLAMFPSLIILGLGFALTYGPLTIVATEGVKEEEQGLAGGLLYTAFQFGAALGLSTVTAVNVWATTSSSPSALLDGYRAALWVPLAAALLAALISAFGLRSRPGTVTASGTPADERTPEIPATN; from the coding sequence GTGAGTACGCAGCCAGAGTCATCAGCCGGGGCGCCGAGCGCAGCCCCGGCCGCCCCGTCCGGCTTCAAGCCCCGTGAGTGGGGCGTCCTGCTCGTCCTGTGCGGCGCGATCTTCCTCGAAGGCATCGACGTGGCCATGCTCAACGTGGCCCTGCCGTCCATCCGCGCCGACCTGGGCCTGTCCACCGGGTCCCTCCAGTGGGTCATGAGCGCCTACGTCCTCGGATACGGCGGCTTCATGCTGCTCGGCGGCCGCGCGGCCGACCTCTTCGGACGCCGCCAGATGTTCGTCTTCTGGCTCTCCGTCTTCCTGGTCTTCTCCGGCCTCGGCGGCTTCGCCACCGAGGGCTGGACGCTGATCGTCGCCCGCTTCGTCACCGGCGTCGCCGCGGCCTTCATGACCCCCGCGGGCCTCTCCATCATCACCACGGGCTTCGAGGAGGGCCCGCGGCGCAACAAGGCGCTGCTCTTCTACTCCGGCACCGCCGCGGGCGGCTTCTCGATCGGCCTGGTCGTCGGCGGTCTGCTCACCGCGATCGGCTGGCGCTGGGTCTTCTTCGTGCCCGTGGTGCTCTCCGCCCTGATCCTGGCCGCCGCGCTCGCCTTCGTCCCCAAGTCCCCGCGCCCCGACCGCACCGGGCAGAGCGTCGACCTGTTGGGCGCCTTCACGGTCACCGCCGCGATCGTGCTGCTCGTCCTGGGCGTCGAGCGCGCCTCCCACGCCAGCGCCGCCGCCACGGCCGGCACCCTCGCCGCGGGGCTCGCCCTCCTCGCCGTCTTCGTCGCCGCCGAGCGCCGCTCGGCATCGCCGCTCGTCCGCCTGGGCATCTTCCGCAGCGGCGCCCTGGTCCGCGCCAACCTCGCGGGTCTCTTCTTCGCGGGCGGCTTCTTCGGATTCCAGTTCCTCGTCGTCCTCTACCTCCAGGAGCTGCGGGACTGGTCCACGCTCCAGACCAGCTTCGCGATGATCGTCGTCGGCATCGACGCGGTCCTGTCGCCCACCGTCACGCCCAAGCTGGTCGAGCGCTTCGGCAACGCCAGGGTGATCTTCGGCGGTCTACTCCTCGCCGCGCTCTCCTATGCCCTGTTCCTGCCGGTCGGCGCCGACTGGACGTACCTGGCGATGTTCCCCAGCCTGATCATCCTCGGCCTCGGCTTCGCCCTCACCTACGGACCGCTCACCATCGTCGCCACCGAGGGCGTCAAGGAGGAGGAGCAGGGCCTGGCCGGCGGACTGCTCTACACCGCCTTCCAGTTCGGTGCCGCGCTCGGCCTCTCCACGGTCACCGCCGTCAACGTCTGGGCCACCACGTCCAGTTCACCCTCCGCGCTGCTCGACGGCTACCGCGCCGCCCTGTGGGTCCCGCTCGCCGCGGCCCTCCTCGCCGCGCTGATCAGCGCCTTCGGGCTCCGCTCGCGGCCGGGCACGGTGACGGCGTCCGGCACACCCGCGGACGAGCGCACCCCCGAGATCCCCGCGACGAACTGA
- a CDS encoding LysR family transcriptional regulator gives MERDELECFLLLAEELHFGRTAERMRLSRARVSQLIQRTERRVGAPLFIRTSRRVGLTALGRQLQADLEPHHRAIDAAVERAAATARGIDSVLHVGFANPLAGEIVMRATEALRVSHPGLAVEICEVPLGDPYGQLRKGEFDVQLTGFPVREEDLGGGPALLAEERVLAVASAHPLSARDSVSLEDLADVPLLTIEGELPDYWLEHHVPSRTPSGRPIGRGPGVTNMQEALMMVAGGKGAFLAPAHTGTYFTRPGVAYVPFADAEPVGYGLVWRAGHGTGAIETFARTARDVARDVAQGDPRSVVPGAAVTRAG, from the coding sequence ATGGAACGCGATGAACTGGAGTGCTTTCTGCTCCTGGCCGAGGAGCTGCACTTCGGCAGGACGGCCGAGCGCATGCGGCTGTCCCGCGCCCGGGTGAGCCAGCTGATCCAGCGCACCGAACGCCGCGTCGGCGCCCCGCTGTTCATCCGCACCAGCCGCCGCGTCGGCCTCACGGCGCTCGGCCGTCAGCTCCAGGCCGACCTGGAGCCGCACCACCGGGCCATCGACGCCGCCGTCGAGCGGGCCGCGGCCACCGCGCGCGGCATCGACAGCGTGCTGCACGTGGGCTTCGCCAATCCGCTGGCGGGCGAGATCGTGATGCGGGCGACGGAGGCGCTGCGCGTGAGCCATCCGGGGCTCGCGGTGGAGATCTGCGAGGTGCCGCTCGGCGATCCGTACGGGCAGCTGCGCAAGGGCGAGTTCGACGTGCAGCTCACGGGGTTCCCGGTGCGCGAGGAGGACCTGGGCGGCGGGCCCGCGCTGCTCGCGGAGGAGCGGGTCCTCGCGGTCGCGTCGGCGCATCCGCTGTCCGCGCGGGACTCGGTGTCGCTGGAGGACCTGGCGGACGTGCCGCTCCTGACGATCGAGGGCGAGCTGCCCGACTACTGGCTGGAGCACCACGTCCCTTCGCGCACCCCGTCCGGCAGACCGATCGGCCGCGGTCCCGGCGTGACCAACATGCAGGAGGCGCTGATGATGGTCGCGGGCGGCAAGGGAGCGTTCCTCGCTCCCGCGCACACCGGGACGTACTTCACGCGGCCGGGTGTCGCGTACGTCCCCTTCGCCGACGCCGAGCCGGTCGGGTACGGCCTGGTGTGGCGGGCAGGCCACGGCACGGGGGCGATCGAGACCTTCGCGCGGACCGCCCGCGACGTGGCGCGTGACGTGGCGCAGGGGGATCCCCGGAGCGTGGTGCCGGGGGCCGCGGTCACCCGGGCGGGCTGA
- a CDS encoding tellurite resistance/C4-dicarboxylate transporter family protein: protein MPNDAAARRSPRRAASTALTDWADGLPPASGAVVMATAVLSVGLYLLGVEWASLVLLGVALVVWLFLATVFVRHLLTERDRWRHEIDTPPALTAVAATAVLGTRISLLGHQPVSVALLCLSVLLWPLLMSHVVRHWQSRVPGAAYLVCVATQAIVVLAATVATADRQTWLMWPALALFAIGLVLYAVVLLRFDFRQLATGQGDHWIIAGAMAISALAGSKLVAAAAPHGPLRWATPAHDALRVVTLVALGLALAWYAVLVVCELRWPRLHHDVRRWATVFPLGMTAVAALSTSTAADVPALWTCGKVLFWPALAVWAVVGAGAFRAAREGTAPRTPAGLSPPG, encoded by the coding sequence GTGCCGAACGACGCAGCCGCCCGCCGGAGCCCCCGCCGGGCGGCCTCGACGGCCTTGACGGACTGGGCCGACGGTCTGCCGCCCGCGTCGGGCGCCGTGGTCATGGCCACCGCCGTGCTCTCCGTCGGGCTGTACCTGCTCGGCGTGGAGTGGGCGTCGCTGGTCCTGCTCGGCGTCGCACTGGTGGTCTGGCTCTTCCTCGCCACCGTCTTCGTCAGGCACCTGCTGACCGAACGGGACCGCTGGCGCCACGAGATCGACACCCCGCCCGCACTGACCGCCGTCGCCGCGACGGCGGTCCTGGGCACCCGCATCTCCCTGCTCGGACACCAGCCCGTGTCGGTGGCACTGCTCTGCCTCAGCGTGCTGCTCTGGCCGTTGCTGATGTCCCACGTCGTCCGCCACTGGCAGAGCAGGGTGCCGGGCGCCGCCTATCTGGTGTGCGTGGCCACCCAGGCCATCGTCGTCCTCGCCGCCACGGTGGCCACCGCCGACCGGCAGACATGGCTGATGTGGCCCGCCCTCGCCCTCTTCGCCATCGGCCTCGTCCTGTACGCCGTGGTGCTGCTCCGCTTCGACTTCCGCCAACTCGCCACCGGCCAGGGCGACCACTGGATCATCGCCGGAGCCATGGCCATCTCCGCCCTCGCCGGATCGAAGCTGGTCGCCGCAGCGGCGCCGCACGGCCCACTGCGGTGGGCGACACCGGCGCACGACGCCCTGCGGGTCGTCACCCTCGTCGCTCTTGGCCTCGCCCTCGCCTGGTACGCGGTGCTCGTCGTCTGCGAACTGCGGTGGCCGCGCCTGCACCACGACGTACGCCGCTGGGCCACCGTCTTCCCCCTCGGCATGACCGCCGTCGCCGCCCTGTCCACCTCCACGGCCGCCGACGTCCCGGCGCTGTGGACCTGCGGGAAGGTGCTGTTCTGGCCCGCGCTCGCGGTCTGGGCCGTGGTCGGGGCGGGCGCGTTCCGTGCGGCGCGCGAGGGCACCGCGCCCCGGACCCCCGCCGGACTCAGCCCGCCCGGGTGA
- a CDS encoding TetR/AcrR family transcriptional regulator produces the protein MATLDSVGRTERPAGRPRDTRLDGAILTATAELLEESGYAHLTMEAVARRAGTTKPAIRRRWASRQRLVVAALAETMGTAPTPDTGCTHCDLIEGIETIGRAFGGNLGRRTLPALVADLADDPELDRTFADTIFHPRRATTEAALRRGIERGDIRPDADIDLLLDVLAATTYHRVLFGHAPVSDSLAHDVVMTVMGGAATPRWRGHYQRRHSD, from the coding sequence ATGGCAACCCTCGACTCCGTCGGCCGCACCGAACGTCCCGCGGGACGGCCCCGCGACACCCGGCTCGACGGGGCCATCCTGACCGCGACGGCGGAGCTCCTGGAGGAGTCCGGCTACGCACACCTGACGATGGAGGCGGTGGCGCGCCGCGCGGGCACGACCAAACCCGCCATCCGCCGCCGCTGGGCGTCCCGGCAGCGTCTCGTCGTCGCGGCGCTCGCCGAGACCATGGGCACCGCCCCCACCCCGGACACCGGCTGCACGCACTGCGACCTGATCGAGGGCATCGAGACCATCGGCCGCGCCTTCGGCGGCAATCTCGGCCGCCGCACCCTGCCCGCCCTGGTGGCCGACCTCGCCGACGACCCGGAGCTCGACCGCACCTTCGCCGACACGATCTTCCACCCCAGAAGGGCCACCACCGAGGCGGCCCTGCGCCGCGGCATCGAACGCGGCGACATCCGCCCCGACGCGGACATCGACCTGCTCTTGGACGTGCTCGCCGCCACCACCTACCACCGGGTGCTCTTCGGCCACGCCCCCGTGAGCGACTCCCTCGCCCATGACGTCGTGATGACGGTGATGGGCGGCGCCGCGACGCCCCGCTGGCGCGGGCACTACCAGCGGCGCCACTCCGACTGA